The following proteins are encoded in a genomic region of Brachypodium distachyon strain Bd21 chromosome 1, Brachypodium_distachyon_v3.0, whole genome shotgun sequence:
- the LOC100833928 gene encoding reticulon-like protein B8: MSEHSENVTEKIMGSIMDTIADNLPKQKSGRFDPAAVSDKVNKLFGRQQSLHGVLGGGKSADVLLWRNKKISSSVLALATAIWIFFEWLDYHFLTIISFALVLGMVVQFVWSNFASRSSNVPRVELPKELFVNIAVAVGAQVNKFLGFLQDVSCERNLKHFVLAIVGLWAAAVAGSWFNFLTVIYIGFVCAHTLPVLYEKYEDQVDSFLYSLLDLLRDQYKKLDSGVLSRIPKGNMKFKKSE; the protein is encoded by the exons ATGTCAGAACATTCTGAGAATGTAACTGAAAAGATCATGGGCAGCATCATGGATACCATTGCTGACAACCTCCCTAAGCAGAAGTCTGGGCGTTTTGATCCAGCTGCAGTCTCTGATAAAGTGAACAAGCTGTTTGGTCGCCAGCAGTCCCTTCATGGAGTTTTGGGTGGTGGAAAGT CTGCTGATGTATTGCTTTGGAGGAACAAGAAGATATCTTCCAGTGTTTTGGCTCTCGCAACAGCTATTTGGATTTTCTTCGAGTGGCTTGATTACCACTTCTTGACAATCATTTCATTTGCCCTTGTTCTTGGAATGGTTGTTCAGTTTGTTTGGTCGAACTTCGCAAGCAG ATCTTCTAATGTACCCCGTGTCGAGTTACCGAAAGAGCTCTTTGTGAACATTGCTGTTGCGGTTGGTGCCCAAGTAAACAAGTTCCTGGGTTTCCTTCAAGATGTGTCTTGTGAAAGAAACTTGAAGCATTTTGTACTG GCAATTGTCGGTTTGTGGGCTGCTGCTGTAGCTGGGAGCTGGTTCAATTTCTTAACTGTCATTTATATTG GATTTGTCTGCGCTCATACCCTTCCTGTGCTGTACGAGAAGTACGAAGACCAAGTCGACAGCTTCCTCTACAGCCTTCTTGATCTGCTCCGAGATCAGTACAAGAAACTCGACAGCGGTGTCTTGAGCAGGATACCCAAGGGGAACATGAAGTTCAAGAAGAGCGAGTAG